TGCTCAATCATCTAACTCAGGAAGCAATGCTTCAACAGAAGCAAAAAAAGAAGTGAAACAAGTAAAATTAGGAGTTAATGCTGGTAACCACGATGTTTGGGATGACGTTATTGCTCGCTTGAAAGAAAAAGAAGGTATTGAAGTAGAATTAGTAGAATTTACTGACTACGTACAACCTAACCAAGCACTAGAAAATGGAAATGTTGACTTGAACTCTTTCCAAACAATTATTTACTTAGAAAACTTCAACAAAGAACAAGGAACACATATCAAACCAATTGGATATACAGTAATTGCGCCAATGGGAATTTACTCTAAAAAAATTAAAGATGTAAGTGAATTAAAAGATGGGGATACAATCGCTATTCCTGAAGACACTTCAAACAACTCACGTGCATTACGTTTACTACACGCTGCTGGCGTTATTAAATTAAAAGATCCTAACAACACTTTAGCAACAAAAGATGACATCGTTGAAAATCCTAAAAACATTCAAATCAAAGAATTACCTGCTGGCCAAACAGCTCGTGCTTTAGATGATGTCGCTGCTTCATTAATCAATAATGGTTTCGCTGTAGAAGCTGGATTCCAACCTACAAAAGATTCTATCTTCATCGAACAAATTACAGATTCTTCACAACCTTACTACAACGTAATCGCTGTTAAAGAAGGTAACGAAAACAATGCAGTCTACAAAAAAATCGTAGAATACTACCAATCACCAGAAACTGCTAAGAAAATTGAAGAAGTTTCAAAAGGTGCGAACGTACCAGTTTGGGAAAAAGCTAAATTAAACAACTAGGATGTGAGACATCGCGCTCAGAAATGGAACGTTGGACTGGAACGCCGTAAGGGACTCGGAACGAGTCGTGCGGACGTTTCAGGAAACGCACGCCATTTCTGCGATGGCGAGCTCAACTACAACTAGGATGAGAGGGCGAACGCTTAGGGCCGAACCAGTGGACTGATATGACGCAAGGGACTCGAAACGAGTCGTGCGGACATATCAGGAAGTGGACGTCGGTCCTGTGAGCCCGAACTCAACTACAAAATGTAACTTACATGTTATATTTCGAAAAAATAAAATGAGAGAGGCGTGCTTAGCATGCCTCTTTATTCAATATTCAATGAAAGAAGGAAAATAAAATGAGTGGTATTCAAGAAAAAGCGTCTAAATTACAAGAGTATCTCGTAAAAACGAGAAGACATCTACATGAAAATCCTGAATCAAGCTTAAAAGAATTTGAGACCGCAGCTTTTATACAAAAGGAACTTACTTCATTTGGGGTACCATTTGAAAAAGTTGGGGAGACAGGTACTTTAGCTATTATTAAAGGTGGTAAAGGAGAAGGGAGAACAGTATTGCTTCGTGCTGATATCGATGCTTTAGAACTCCCTGATTGCACCGAAAAACCGTATGCTTCAAAACGACCAGGATTAAACCATGCTTGTGGACATGATGCACATACAGCAATGGGGCTAGGAACAGCTAAATTATTGAACGACATCAAAGACACCTTTTCTGGAACGGTAAAAATCGCCTTTCAACCGGCTGAAGAAATTGGCGCAGGAGCAAAACAATTCGTGGCGTCAGGTCAAATCGATGATATCGATGAGTCATTTGCGATTCATGTGAATTCGAGTTTACCAGTTGGAACGTTTGCCGTTCAAGGAGGCCCTGTAAATGCTTCATGTGATATTTTTAAAATTAAAATTACTGGTAAAAGTGCTCATGTAGGACGTCCGCATTTAGGGCATGATGCTTTGGTGACGGCTAGCGAGACAGTGGTTGCACTTCAAACAATCGTTGCAAGAGAAATAAATCCAGGAGATCGTGCGGTTGTTGGGATTGGAAAACTAAATGCAGGAACTCGTTATAATATCGTTGCGAATGATGCTGAACTGGAAGGGACTATTCGAGCGTTCAGTCATGAGACGAGAGCGCATTTAAAAGAGGCCGTTACACGTATTGCGCGTGGAGTAGCCGAAATCAATCGCTGCGAATTTGAAATTGATTGGTATGATGCAGCTGCACCTGTGATTAATACTCCAGAATTAGCGTTGGAATTTCAAAAAGCGGTCTCAGAAGTAGAAGGAATTCATCAAGTTTTGAAGGAATACGATATGTCAATGGGAGCGGATGATTTTGCAGATTATCTAGTTGATAAACCAGGTGTCTATGGTCTTTTAGGGTCTAGTTCAAGTGAAGAAAGTTCATTTGGACATCATCATGAAAAATTTGATATCGATGAGAGTATCCTGTCTGTAGGTGTTTCTTGTGAGGTAAATTATATTTTACAACGGTTGTCCTAAGAACAATTTACAAAACGATTGGAGTATCTTGTATAAAGTAGAAGTAGTTTTCATAGAAAAAACTAACTTTCTTAAGTTCTAAGCATTGTTTTTGAAAAGTTAGTGATGTATAATGCAAAAAGACTGAAAAATAAT
This Granulicatella adiacens ATCC 49175 DNA region includes the following protein-coding sequences:
- a CDS encoding MetQ/NlpA family ABC transporter substrate-binding protein, yielding MNIKKLFVAAAAALTLAACGAAQSSNSGSNASTEAKKEVKQVKLGVNAGNHDVWDDVIARLKEKEGIEVELVEFTDYVQPNQALENGNVDLNSFQTIIYLENFNKEQGTHIKPIGYTVIAPMGIYSKKIKDVSELKDGDTIAIPEDTSNNSRALRLLHAAGVIKLKDPNNTLATKDDIVENPKNIQIKELPAGQTARALDDVAASLINNGFAVEAGFQPTKDSIFIEQITDSSQPYYNVIAVKEGNENNAVYKKIVEYYQSPETAKKIEEVSKGANVPVWEKAKLNN
- a CDS encoding M20 metallopeptidase family protein; translated protein: MSGIQEKASKLQEYLVKTRRHLHENPESSLKEFETAAFIQKELTSFGVPFEKVGETGTLAIIKGGKGEGRTVLLRADIDALELPDCTEKPYASKRPGLNHACGHDAHTAMGLGTAKLLNDIKDTFSGTVKIAFQPAEEIGAGAKQFVASGQIDDIDESFAIHVNSSLPVGTFAVQGGPVNASCDIFKIKITGKSAHVGRPHLGHDALVTASETVVALQTIVAREINPGDRAVVGIGKLNAGTRYNIVANDAELEGTIRAFSHETRAHLKEAVTRIARGVAEINRCEFEIDWYDAAAPVINTPELALEFQKAVSEVEGIHQVLKEYDMSMGADDFADYLVDKPGVYGLLGSSSSEESSFGHHHEKFDIDESILSVGVSCEVNYILQRLS